Genomic DNA from Halobaculum sp. MBLA0147:
GCGGCGTTCGCACCGGACGTGTTCAAAGTCGGCGTGACCAAACTGTGGCGGCTGGAGACACGCCTCCGCGAACAGGGGGCCGACCGCGCCGCCCACCTCCGGACGGTCGAGAACGGCCGGATCGCCCGGGAGATCGAGGCCGGACTGGCGACGGAGTTGACGGACCGCGTGCGCGTGCCGACGAAGGTCGCCGGGCTCGGCCGAGCCGTCGACGAGGCGGCGTGGGAGTCGACGCTGGCGGAGTTCGACCCACTGGAGACGTACACGTTCGACTACGGGCTCTCGCTGTCCGGCCAGCCCGTCGCGGAGACGCTCGTCAGCGGCACCGTCCGCGGCGGCCAGGGACGCGTCGTCGTCGTCGAGAACGCCGGGACGGCGTACGCCGTCGACCTCCGGGACCTCGTCGGCTACGAACTCCACGAGGACGACCCGGACCGCGAACTCCAGTCGAGTCTCGGCGCGTTCGGGTAGTGTGGAGGGTAGTGTTCAGATACGGTTGAGTCGTCTGACGAGACTACCACTCAGGAAGCCCCGAGGGGATCGCGGTCGCTCGGCGACATATCGCGCCTCTCGGCACCGTCCGGCGCGATAGGGGTCGCCGAGACGACAGAACTGAACGCGATCCCCTCGCCCC
This window encodes:
- a CDS encoding DUF2797 domain-containing protein; its protein translation is MQVVGYETADGGAGVYVASSDGVDFEPFEPGRELSWSLGERQCAGVVTEDGHRSCSAPEAPYCDHHTSTWVCARCTGDCLKDEMDCYDDHAVYLAAFAPDVFKVGVTKLWRLETRLREQGADRAAHLRTVENGRIAREIEAGLATELTDRVRVPTKVAGLGRAVDEAAWESTLAEFDPLETYTFDYGLSLSGQPVAETLVSGTVRGGQGRVVVVENAGTAYAVDLRDLVGYELHEDDPDRELQSSLGAFG